One window of Gemmatimonadota bacterium genomic DNA carries:
- a CDS encoding VOC family protein, protein MIDNIHKIALVSDDIEGAVQFYTRTLGLVEIERFHNEDDEDFVFLQAGDIILELMPQKTMDAEVGFHHISFKVDSVDNSARELEDKGVDIAVEPFDAEGADIRLSFFNGPNDVLLQLFRRESDHV, encoded by the coding sequence ATGATCGACAATATCCATAAAATTGCCCTGGTCAGCGACGATATCGAAGGCGCCGTGCAATTTTATACCCGGACTCTGGGCCTGGTGGAAATTGAGCGCTTTCACAACGAGGATGACGAGGATTTCGTCTTTTTGCAGGCCGGAGATATCATTCTGGAACTGATGCCCCAAAAGACCATGGACGCAGAAGTGGGCTTTCACCACATATCCTTTAAGGTCGATAGCGTTGACAACAGCGCCCGGGAACTCGAGGATAAGGGTGTGGACATTGCCGTGGAGCCTTTCGATGCCGAAGGAGCCGACATCCGGTTGAGCTTTTTCAACGGGCCGAATGACGTGCTCCTGCAATTGTTTCGGCGCGAATCCGATCACGTCTGA
- a CDS encoding dipeptidase, with amino-acid sequence MSTDARKIYDEAIVIDGLSISNWESDAVFRRLRAGNITAINATVATWENFVQTMAHLSAWMRRFRERDDILQVKETADIYTAKEKGKTGIILSFQNASPIENELDRLGLFLALGVRVIQLTYHETNLLGSGCWERTDGGLSNFGVDAVREMNRLGIVIDLSHVGPKTTMDAIEMSEQPVAITHANARSFCGHPRNKEEDALKLLAEKGGVVGATSYAHFLPKGFDSTVEDFVDAIDDMVERVGIDHVAIGTDSTHDQPLEFWHYIGSQQGTKFPSTFADGSVPYTELSFQPKGIDSPAEFPNLAEALVNRGYSAEDITKLLGGNWMNLFERVWNV; translated from the coding sequence ATGAGTACGGACGCGAGGAAGATCTACGATGAGGCGATTGTGATAGATGGCCTGAGCATTAGCAACTGGGAGAGCGATGCGGTGTTCAGGCGTTTGCGAGCCGGCAATATAACCGCGATCAATGCCACGGTGGCTACGTGGGAAAATTTTGTGCAGACGATGGCGCATTTATCGGCGTGGATGCGGCGCTTTCGCGAGCGCGATGACATTTTGCAGGTGAAAGAGACGGCCGATATTTATACTGCCAAAGAGAAGGGGAAGACCGGGATTATTCTCAGTTTTCAGAATGCTTCGCCCATAGAAAACGAGTTGGACCGCCTGGGGCTGTTTCTCGCCCTCGGCGTGCGCGTGATTCAACTGACCTATCACGAGACCAATTTGCTGGGTAGCGGCTGCTGGGAGCGAACCGATGGTGGCCTGAGCAATTTTGGCGTGGATGCGGTGCGCGAAATGAACCGGCTCGGTATTGTTATTGACCTATCGCATGTCGGTCCGAAAACGACGATGGACGCCATTGAGATGTCCGAGCAGCCGGTCGCCATTACCCATGCCAATGCCCGCAGTTTTTGCGGTCATCCGCGGAACAAGGAAGAGGATGCGCTCAAGTTGCTCGCCGAAAAGGGGGGCGTTGTGGGTGCCACGTCTTATGCCCATTTTCTTCCCAAAGGATTCGATTCGACTGTCGAGGATTTTGTCGATGCTATCGACGATATGGTGGAGCGGGTCGGCATTGATCACGTGGCTATTGGGACGGATTCCACGCACGATCAGCCGCTCGAGTTCTGGCATTATATCGGTTCGCAGCAGGGTACGAAGTTTCCCTCGACTTTTGCCGATGGCTCGGTGCCATACACCGAACTGAGTTTTCAACCGAAGGGAATTGACAGTCCGGCGGAGTTTCCCAATCTGGCTGAGGCACTCGTCAATCGCGGGTACAGTGCCGAGGATATCACCAAACTTTTGGGTGGAAATTGGATGAATCTGTTCGAGCGGGTGTGGAATGTTTGA
- a CDS encoding TIM barrel protein, with protein sequence MKVGVYASMFGKDDPPRLESVESYIQLAYQLKLDVIDFHSGRGFRSKQPAYLLEVKMRCLRYGLSIGYLASGGHFVGSDADLAEKLAQVRADVDTAAFIGAPMIRLFCGPPLEDAEAQRREIRCFQDAADYAAEKGIVVGLQNHPSTGEDVLRILEQTDRENFTLIMDTGQWVGSPARNQGVPDPEVDIYAFMEQTAPYTSHVRAKFYKIDTGEEAWLDYPRIIQILKDVDFNGTVSVVFEGKDLNTCDDTEVIRLAVAHLRAVIAG encoded by the coding sequence ATGAAAGTGGGTGTTTACGCTTCGATGTTTGGGAAGGATGACCCACCGCGCCTGGAGAGTGTGGAGAGCTATATCCAACTGGCGTACCAATTGAAGCTGGACGTGATCGATTTCCACAGCGGGCGCGGATTTCGGTCGAAGCAGCCAGCGTACTTGCTCGAGGTGAAGATGCGGTGCCTCAGGTACGGGCTGTCAATCGGGTATCTGGCTTCGGGTGGGCATTTTGTGGGGTCCGATGCGGATCTGGCTGAGAAACTGGCTCAGGTCAGAGCAGATGTGGATACGGCGGCGTTTATAGGTGCGCCCATGATCCGGTTGTTTTGCGGGCCTCCGCTGGAAGATGCCGAAGCGCAGAGGCGGGAGATTCGGTGTTTTCAGGATGCGGCTGATTATGCCGCAGAGAAGGGGATTGTCGTAGGGCTGCAGAACCATCCTTCTACAGGGGAAGATGTGTTGCGGATTCTGGAACAGACAGATCGGGAAAATTTTACGCTTATTATGGATACCGGACAGTGGGTCGGATCGCCCGCGCGGAATCAGGGGGTGCCGGATCCAGAGGTGGATATTTACGCGTTTATGGAACAGACAGCGCCATATACGTCCCATGTTCGGGCCAAGTTTTACAAGATCGATACGGGGGAGGAGGCGTGGCTGGATTATCCGCGGATTATTCAGATCCTGAAGGATGTGGACTTCAACGGCACGGTTTCGGTGGTTTTTGAAGGCAAGGATTTGAATACGTGTGACGATACGGAGGTGATCCGACTGGCAGTTGCCCACCTGCGGGCGGTGATTGCAGGATGA